The window AGGTCAATTTTTTCCCTTGAATGGGGCAACATTAGAAACTCAGAGCACTCGCAATCCACAACCTTCACcaaaagaagattgaattgTATAGCAAAGTTCTACAAGTTAGCCAACTAGGTCCCTCTGCTGTTAAGTATTGACTCGCAGCTGACTTGGCTGGATAGCAAGGCCAAAAGATGGatcagaaagaaaaacaaaattcttgGAGGTGAGTCCATAAGGAGAAGAGCTTCTTACAACATCGCAAATGGGGGGAGCTCACTCGTCCATATCCTCTTCTCCATCAGCTTCCGCCTCTTCATCCTCCCTCCTGAGCTGACCACATACATTACACTCCATTATATCAGAAGGAGCATCATCCGATGACGGAGGCAGAGGAGCCAATGTCCCACCGCAGTTTTTCCTGTTGCACATATACCTGACGAAGAAATATGCATGGGGGAAGTccgtttctttctcctctgcaaTACCCACCTCCGACCCGCTCATTTGTTCATCGGCATCCTCATCCATCCCTTCACCGTCACCATCATCGTCTTCGCCAATATCATCGTGCTCATTCTCATCATCGGACCAATTGGCCTCGACCTTGCACCGGTCGCAGTCACAGGCGAACCCGTAGTCTTCCATCAACCTCCTCTGCCTATTCGCATAATTCAAGTTGACAGGAAAATAACTCAGGCAGATCTCCCTCCCTTGAGGGACATCATGGATCATCCGCACGATTATATCAGCATTGCCATCAGAAGCAGAGTCTACATAGTCAAATCTGCAAGCATTTGGCAGGCAATCGTGGTTGAAGAAAGAAGCTCTTGGATAAATACCGTAAGCTCTCACCGATCTCTCCCCATCCACCTCGCCCCCACCCCGCGACAAAACCGGCTCCATCAAACCGAAAGCATTGAGCTTGTCCTTCGACAGCAAGGCGACGATCAATTCAAGAGAAAACCCCAGAGGAAAAGGCGAACCCGGAGGAGGGGGAGGACAAACCGAGGCGAGCAGCGAATGCAGGAACCGC of the Eucalyptus grandis isolate ANBG69807.140 chromosome 10, ASM1654582v1, whole genome shotgun sequence genome contains:
- the LOC120285981 gene encoding histone-lysine N-methyltransferase ASHR2-like, yielding MADGAASLLNLAEIDGRGRALVAARPLRGGQIVLRDSPILLYSALPLTKPPPPSSSSSSSSAACYCDHCFRILPPSSSPPAAPCPACGRHVFCGPGCLAAAAATSHTPWVCQALSRLVASRLLDGQPVERHVQARFLIAACNLATVSPSNFQLLLSLQGREAHADDTVSAARFLHSLLASVCPPPPPGSPFPLGFSLELIVALLSKDKLNAFGLMEPVLSRGGGEVDGERSVRAYGIYPRASFFNHDCLPNACRFDYVDSASDGNADIIVRMIHDVPQGREICLSYFPVNLNYANRQRRLMEDYGFACDCDRCKVEANWSDDENEHDDIGEDDDGDGEGMDEDADEQMSGSEVGIAEEKETDFPHAYFFVRYMCNRKNCGGTLAPLPPSSDDAPSDIMECNVCGQLRREDEEAEADGEEDMDE